One window of Hippoglossus stenolepis isolate QCI-W04-F060 chromosome 1, HSTE1.2, whole genome shotgun sequence genomic DNA carries:
- the LOC118115533 gene encoding neuropilin and tolloid-like protein 2: MLRAWVLFFLIEEGFALAQRAKDAQSEHGAQSPNQNDCGTWVRNINGGVFTSPNYPNTYPPNKECVYILEALPRQRIQLAFDKNYYIEPSFECRFDHIEIRDGPFGFSPLIDRFCGGKNPGLVTSTGRFMWIKFTSDEELEGLGFRIKYTFIADPDFHLHVGGLLNPIPDCQFEIGGWDGIIRSSQVEEEERVKPGDALDCIWTIRAPPQSKIYLRFMEYQMEHSNECKKNFVAVYDGSSAIENLKAKFCSTVANDVMLDNGVGVVRMWADEKSRLSRFRMLFTSFVDPPCSGNTFFCHSNMCINNSLVCNGVQNCVYPWDENHCKEKRSKGLFHQITKTHGTVIGVSSGIVLVLLIISILVQMKQPRKKVVARRPGVFNKAGFQEVFDPPHYELFSLRDKEISSDLADLSEELDSFHKLRRSSTMSRCVHEHHCGSQASMATGGGSMKHSRTTLSSMELSYHNDFSKPPPMKTFNSTASYKKSCYGYKQHSQTHDCDQQVIEDRVTEEIPCEIYGRGGGGVGGGAAGGGAMGGPSGIAGGGIGGPVGITGGLAMAGGMGMPGGVGMAGPSGIAGGIGGGMAGACGTLSVRGNSARNSTTIVDPQQRSISMDF, encoded by the exons CGTGGGTACTCTTCTTCCTAATAGAAGAGGGTTTCGCTCTGGCACAGAGAGCTAAAG ATGCCCAGAGCGAACATGGTGCCCAGAGCCCCAACCAGAATGACTGTGGCACGTGGGTGCGTAACATCAATGGCGGGGTGTTCACGTCGCCAAACTACCCCAACACCTACCCACCCAACAAGGAGTGTGTCTACATCCTGGAAG CTCTCCCTAGACAAAGGATTCAGCTGGCTTTCGATAAGAATTACTACATTGAGCCCTCGTTTGAGTGCCGCTTTGATCACATAGAAATCCGTGATGGGCCGTTTGGGTTCTCACCGCTGATTGATCGCTTTTGTGGTGGAAAGAACCCAGGCCTGGTCACGTCAACGGGACGTTTCATGTGGATCAAGTTCACCAGtgacgaggagctggagggtCTTGGCTTCCGCATCAAGTACACCTTCATTGCAG ACCCTGATTTCCATCTGCACGTGGGTGGACTGCTAAACCCCATACCAG ACTGTCAGTTTGAAATTGGCGGATGGGATGGGATTATTCGCTCCAGTcaggtggaagaggaagaacGAGTGAAGCCTGGTGATGCTCTGGACTGTATCTGGACCATCAGGGCTCCCCCTCAGTCCAAG ATCTACCTGCGCTTCATGGAGTACCAGATGGAACACTCCAATGAGTGCAAGAAGAACTTTGTGGCTGTGTACGACGGCAGCAGTGCCATCGAGAATCTCAAGGCCAAGTTCTGTAGCACCGTGGCCAATGACGTGATGTTGGATAACGGCGTGGGAGTCGTGCGAATGTGGGCCGATGAGAAGAGTCGACTCAGCCGGTTCCGCATGCTCTTTACTTCCTTTGTTGACC CCCCGTGTTCGGGCAATACGTTTTTTTGCCATAGCAACATGTGTATTAACAACTCTCTGGTGTGCAATGGGGTTCAGAACTGTGTCTACCCATGGGATGAAAACCACTGCAAAG agaagcgaTCAAAGGGGCTTTTCCATCAGATCACTAAGACCCATGGCACTGTCATTGGTGTCTCGTCGGGCATCGTTCTGGTTCTTCTCATTATCTCCATCCTGGTCCAAATGAAACAGCCAAGAAAAAAG GTTGTAGCACGTCGACCCGGTGTTTTCAACAAAGCTGGATTCCAAGAGGTGTTTGACCCTCCGCACTACGAGCTCTTCTCTCTACGGGACAAGGAGATCTCCTCAGACCTTGCTGACCTGTCTGAGGAGCTGGACAGCTTCCACAAGCTGCGGCGCTCCTCCACCATGTCCCGCTGTGTCCACGAGCATCACTGTGGCTCACAAGCCTCAATGGCCACTGGTGGCGGCAGTATGAAGCACAGTCGCACCACCCTGAGCTCTATGGAGCTGTCCTACCACAACGACTTCTCCAAGCCACCGCCCATGAAGACTTTCAACTCCACGGCCAGCTACAAGAAGAGCTGCTACGGCTACAAGCAGCACTCACAGACTCACGACTGCGACCAGCAGGTCATTGAGGACCGCGTCACTGAGGAGATCCCATGTGAGATCTACGGCCGCGGTGgcggaggagtgggaggaggagccGCAGGTGGAGGAGCAATGGGAGGCCCATCAGGAATAGCAGGAGGAGGAATTGGAGGGCCAGTGGGGATAACAGGAGGATTGGCGATGGCTGGAGGAATGGGTATGCCGGGTGGAGTGGGCATGGCAGGGCCAAGTGGCATTGCTGGAGGTATCGGTGGTGGGATGGCGGGAGCCTGTGGAACCCTCAGTGTCCGTGGCAACAGCGCTCGTAACAGCACCACCATAGTTGATCCACAACAGCGCTCCATTTCCATGGACTTctag